The Helianthus annuus cultivar XRQ/B chromosome 15, HanXRQr2.0-SUNRISE, whole genome shotgun sequence genomic sequence tttttgaccatatttatttataactaattaaaaataattacaaaaaatataatcagcacaacactatataattagcacaacatcattaatcgttcttcattatcagcacatcgtcctcgaatcgttctccattatcaacataaacgacattagcacaacatcttcaatcgttctccattatcagcacaccagatgtgctgattatatctacttttggtgtttgtttgtattattttgtaattaacacataatcagcaccttattagcacaaatataaaacaccttttgttaactttttttaaaaaacacttttataaatacaaaaaggtatagcaatatggtactcatattaaagataaaaaaatacttgattttatggtatatatttttaaaaaaaataatgaagtatataaaagttattttagtttaaaaaaccttggtggaatttgtatttaatagaaaatggtcaaatgactagcaattttacaaaattacccctaatttgttagtagtaatttttaattataagagttttatttataatcaatatcaacccttgatttaaattaacaatggttcagatctgttcttacggttcttataattagcactgtttgtacagtATAGGATTAACAGAAGCAAGCTTCATAGAAAGGAGCTGAAAATATGTTTATTAACTCAGAATAGTATCAAAGTAAGGATATTTTCTATAATGATTGACCCACATACTATAAAATTTAGGGTAAGATCAACTTACAGTTTCCTTTAAAATGCTTGTTAATCTTCATTCAACCTTGTACAAGCATATTTCTAGCCCCATAAGAGCGTATTTCATAGCCTTACATGGCTGTATAACAACCCCCATAGAACAAAAGTATTCCAGCCCTATACGAGTATAATTCCCAGCCCTGTATGACTGTTTTTCGCAGCCATTTGCAGCTGTaatttaagaaaaataaaaaaaagacatGGCAGCTATGTCTTACACTGGAATTATGTAACAACTCTATGAACCCTAATCCCAAAATAAACCAGATCGAAACCAAAGTTAACATGAAAAGAGAATACAAATCACTAATGTTACTTCCAATGGAATTATGAACAATATAACAAAATCGAAAGCTCATTGCATATCTAGATGTCTGGGAGAAGAGGAACCCACTTATCTATAACTGGTGCGAGGAACCATAGATGTCTTAAATCAACAAATGATCACTTCTTCAATAGAACACTGACCTTCATTGAATTAGGGTTTCAATAGTAAGCATATAACATCAAGGTGTTGGATTTATACATGAATCGTATCagataatcaataaaaaaaaCCATAGAATGAAATCCGGTGAGAGACCTGAAGCAATAATCCAAAAAATGAAGATCAGTTAGAGAATCCAATGAAAAAAAATAGTAGAATGATGAGAAGAAGAAGAGTATTAAACTTATAAAAATCAAAACCAGAACAAATCCTCGTTTGAAATCCAAGATATAGTTCGACCGAAACTTAGATGATTTTAAACTGACAGAAAAACAAATCCTCGTATGAAATCCAAAATATAGTTCGACGGGTACCTGATTGCAAAGAGAAGAAGATCCAAAGAAAATAGATTTAGGTATGGATGAGAGAGAATTGCTGCAGTAGAAGCGTAAGAAGATGCAGGAGATATGGATTAGAGAAACGAATGGGTGATTCAGGGCACAAAGAGAAGCGGGTGGAAGTGATGTAGATTTAGGGTTTTAAAACATTTAAATACCTGGGTCATTGGGTCATTATACGGATCCCGTCTCTGCCCATTTAAAGAAAAAAATACCCGAATTTTTGGAGCCAAAACCAAATTGTAGGTTGTCTTACATAGTGCCACATCATTTTCCAAGCCCTCTCCTAATGCCACATAAGCccttatttatcatgtttattatatataatagattgggtggatcCGATCATACAACTCATCAACTCAATTCAAAATGAAAATCTTTGAATAAGGAAATGAATACGGTCAAGGGTTATTGGATTCAAGCGGTAATATTCTTAATAATATGTATATTTAACTTTgaattttattaaatatataacaAGTATTTTTTATTGAATATATAGTaacaaatatttattaaaatttcttCGAGGGACTGAACAAACCACGGGGACGTAACTCTTTTTTTTAATCAGAAAACTTTgaattttattaaatatataactttttttccTAAATCATTGTTAGTCTACTTTTTATTGAAGGTGCATGAGGGTCGACTTTCTGTATAGTTTTTTTTGAACGACTTTCTTTCGTTAAGGCTACCGCATTCCCTCAAATTAGAGAGCCTTGTTGTCTCATTCTggccagactatgttgtcttaaacGGGTCCACGCTGGCTTGGACGTTCCCCGGGAAACCATACTGCCACCACAAGAGCTGAACACGGAAGCCATGTATGTTGCAATTCAAAAGCGAGCCGATTTGGCTTCTGTCAAATTAGCTTATCTTCTCACCGGCTATCAATCAGAGAGACAAACTTTGGACATACACTTTAGCGGGTATACTGAAAGAGATGTCCCTTTGTTATGCTTACGGGTTGTCATTGAACAATGGGCAGAGTTTGCAAAGGGGGCGGTTTTCCTGAAGGCGTCTTTAAAATTAGAGACTCAATTTCCTTTCTTGAAGAGGATGCTGTGGTATTGGAAGGGATTGATATATTAGCATGGTGATGTTTATAATGGAATTGTTATTCACGCTGCTATGTATGTTGCACTCCCGTCATATTTCCATGGGCACAACAAGCCTCCTGGTTGCACTCTTAATCTACCACTGGATGATAAAACAAGTTGAAACAAATGTCAAAATTAAACATTTCATGTGGtttttgtatttataaattataatgtATATATAAGCGAATATCTAAGTTTTTAGTTTATGTAAATACAACTGTATATTAATGCTACATATTCATCTTGTATGTTGTATCCTACATTGGTTTCCCATGACCCATATTCATTCTGTTCATGCTCTTTTTGTATCCCATATTAGTCACGCACGATGTTCCTTCTTCACATGTCAACCTTGATCTCGAAACATTTTTTTTCTATATTATTCAACTCTTTGAACATTTTTACATTCGTTTTATACAAAGTGTAAATGGAATAaaacaatgaaaaaaaaattattataataACATGAGAGGCAACAAATAATGTGAGACACCGGTTTCGGGCTTGCTTCTTGTGTTAAATCCGAATGGAGTTAAAAAGGGCATATTTGTGCATCCAATTTTTGGATGAAAGATGAATTCTTGACGATCTCACGTACTGGCTTATCGGTGAATCTTATGATACCGTATGCCCACGCCCCGGCTATGGCTCCCAATATCGGTCCCAGGATGTAGACCCATAAGCCTTGGTATTGGTTTGACACAATGGCCGGGCCTAGGGTCCGGGCCGGGTTCATTGATGCCCCTGAAATTGGCCTTCACCAacaaaaaatgttttaaattctttaaaCAAATAACAAAAAGAATGGTATGGGAAAAGGTATTGTACCCTGCAAACATGGCATTGAGTAAGATGGTGGATCCAATGGCAAGTCCTGCTGCTTCTCCAATCTGCATCAGCATAATTTAAAATAGAATAACTAAAAGTATATTCTTGACTTTTTGTAATTAAAAAAAGCaatttgtaaatatatataattaaaaatatttgGTACACATATACTTAAAGTCAACTTGAGTTTATTATACATTAATAATCTATATTTTTATTATGCAAAACAAAGTCAACTCTGATTAAGTGCTTTTTTcttcatatttttatttaatgCATTCCAATAGTCTCATATTTTTTATACCAGGTCCTTGCTTTATTCTATACATTATTCTAAAAAAACCCTTCACATAATCACATTTATACCAAAGTACATTTCCaggaataataaaaaaaaaccatgAGGTCAGTATTATCAAATAAGattttataaaagattttatgGTTTCAAAAGCATGTTACAAAcataaacttttttttaattctatAACCGTGATAACTATGTATAGCTTAATATGATAATTAAGACGTTTTAACTTATATTCCATGCACCGCAATGTGTACAAATGTTTATTTGGTTATTACATCTCTACTTAAGGCTGATCTGGTATTGTATGAACCTTTTGATTTAGTACTATTGTTAAATATTCAAAATGATATCGGTAACAAGGAAACTTGTTATTTGGTACTAACAGCTCGATCATCTGTGGCAACACTCGAGATAACGAACATGAGATAGAACGTGATAATGAATTCCAACACCAAAGATTGAAGATTGGACCCTGTGGGAACGGTTGCTCCTAGATTATTGTTTTTCGAGTTGAATATCAACCGCAAGGTTCCGCTTGCTAGGGTTGATCCAAGGAATTGAGCAATAATATATGGAGGCACCtaaacaaacaaaaataacaAAAGTTTAAACATGCATGCCAAAATGTAACTTCAATTCAGCGCTCAACGACTTACATGTTTCATAGAGAATCTCTTGCTCGAAGCGAAAGCAATGGTGACCGCAGGGTTGAAATGGGCACCGGAGATGTGGCCGACGGTGTAaatcatcaccatcaccaccaatcCCCATACGATGGCGATTCCTGTTTGACCGATCACATGATCCCTTTTGGTGtcaaccaccaccacaccacAACCTGCAAATACCATGAAGTATGTGCCCAAAAATTCTGCAATTAACTGCCAAAACTTATAACCATAAGTAATAATCacaaaaacaaaagaacaataTGGTAAACTTCACTTTCACTATTTTTAAAGGGAACTTGAAGATGCATGATAAATTCTATGATcacaaaaacaataataatagaAAAAATGAAGTAAAAAAGATGACAGAGAAGACGTGCAAACTTAGGATATCCTTGAATTAAGCAATACAAACTCATTTGATCATATGCATGTATTGTTACAAATATGAATTTATGTGTACACAAATTAACTTTAGCATAATCTTCATATATGTATGTTTCTTTTAGTGATGAATCGATTAAGTGCGCGTTAATTAACAGTTGCATAATATAAATAGATCGGTATATATCATCATTCATCAAAACAAAACCGATAAAATGAATTAGTACATATGCATGTGATTGCTTGTTTTCAAAGACTGCAAAAACTATGTACACAATGCATCAATTTATGTTCTCCTAACAAGATTATGATAAAAAATTTGTCATGAATATATATAAACCTATGCATGAGACAGACCGTTTGACCTAGTTTTCTAAAAATTTATAAAAGTAGAGGTAATATATATGACTTGAAGATGAAATAAAGAGTACCTTCTGGAAAAAAGGAAGAGTGAAAAgattgttttgatgttgtgaagcAAGTGCTGCTGCATCTTTTATGTCAGCTCTCTCTTCATGGGCTGCCCCTACATCAATCCCAGCCATCACAGTATGTTTCGGGCTGGGTTTTTCAGGGTGGGGTTGTTATGGAGTTAGAAAATAATTAATATGGATTATGCTCCTAGAAGATGGTTATATAagatacacacatatattatataactGGAACGTCTGCAAGTGCGTCActaatgaaataaaaaaaataataattgaaCAAGATAATGAAATAAgttaatatatatagattattAGGATCAAATAGATAGTCTCTTAAAAATAAAATGTCTTAGAAATGGTATTAAACAGACTTCGATTGAACTCATTCAAGTAGCATTGTAACCGTTTCATCAAACTATACAatatgagattttaggtttttgtttttggatttttagctTGTAGATTATAGaatttttgttttgattattatGTCTTTTTTCCTcaacattgtgttatattttctcggcattgtgttatattttgtttGAGATTGTATTATATTTTGCAA encodes the following:
- the LOC110911759 gene encoding aquaporin NIP1-1 is translated as MAGIDVGAAHEERADIKDAAALASQHQNNLFTLPFFQKLIAEFLGTYFMVFAGCGVVVVDTKRDHVIGQTGIAIVWGLVVMVMIYTVGHISGAHFNPAVTIAFASSKRFSMKHVPPYIIAQFLGSTLASGTLRLIFNSKNNNLGATVPTGSNLQSLVLEFIITFYLMFVISSVATDDRAIGEAAGLAIGSTILLNAMFAGPISGASMNPARTLGPAIVSNQYQGLWVYILGPILGAIAGAWAYGIIRFTDKPVREIVKNSSFIQKLDAQICPF